The Sorangiineae bacterium MSr11954 DNA segment CCCCCGCGCTCTCGCGGTTGTCCATCTGCAGCACGCCCAGGATCTCCTCGCCCTTCCAGAGCGGCACGCCCAAGGTCGAGCGGATGCGCGCCCCGATGAGCGACTCCGTCTGCCCCACCTCGTTGGTGGCGTCGGCGGCCAGCACCGCGGCGCGCTCGCTCACCACCTTGCGAAACACGCTTCGGGTGATGGGGATCGGCCCGCTGCCCGCGCCCTCTTGCCCGCGCAGCCGCGTGATCACCGGCACATAACCGGCGCTCCCGGCGCGCGCGCCCTCTTCGTCGTCGTCGCGCAGGATGATGGTGGTATGCGTGGCCCGCGGCACGAGCTCGAACACCGCGTCGCAGATGGCCAGGAGCACCTCGGTCAGCTCGCCGGCGGCGCCGATGCGGGTCTGCGCTTGGTAGAGCGCATCGAGGCGAGGGCCGTGGCGCTCGACGTGGCTCCCCGCCGCCGTCATCTCCTCGATGCGCCGCACGGCGACCACCCGCGCGTCGTCCGGATCGTCCTCCAAGACGACACCGAGCGAGACCGCGTGATCGCCGCTCCCCAGCTCGATCACGTCGCCGGTGGCCAGGGTCGTCTCGTAGTTGTTGCCGGCGTCGAGCGCGAGGCGCTCCGCCTGACGCACGATGGCGGTGCCGTTGGTGGAGCGCTGATCCGTGAGGACGTAATGATCGGCGGCGTAGACGATTTTGGCGTGCTGACCCGACACCAGCCCGTCGGCCAGGACCAGATCGTTGTCGTCGGCACGCCCGATGCGGAGCACATCCGCCGAGGACTCGAGGTGCTTGCCTGCCGACGCTCCGCTTTTGACCTCGAGCCTAATCATTCGAGTCTTCAGTCTTCCGCGACAACCGCGTACGCCTGCAGCTTTACAACAAAATGCTCCGCCGCGTCACGGCAAGGCGCGTGCACGGAGGCGGTTTGCCACTTTAACGACCGCGTCGTCGCCGGAAATCAGATCTTTGTTGCCGCTCGCCACGTCGCTCGCCACGATTTTATCCAGGACATCGGCCGCGGCCGTGTCCCCCTTGGGCGAGAGGTAGTCGATGGCCTCGACCAAGGCCAGCCGAGATTGGGCGTCCTTGATCTTGTCGACCTTGTCCAAGAGCGCCTTCTTCGTGTCGTCGCGGCCATACGTTGCAGCCATTCGCGCCGATTTAATGGCCTTCATGCGCCCGGCGGGGGTGGATGCCACCGGCTCATCGAACACCGCCACGTAACAGCTCGCGGTGTTCCCACATTTTTCCGTGATGTTGGCGGCACCCGTGAAGAGCTCCTTCTCCTGCGCCGTCCAATACTTGGTCACCATTTCGCCGACCGACCGCACCCGCGGCTTATCCATCAGCTTGAGGCCCGCCTCGAGCCCTTTGGCCTGCATCGAGGAGCCCTCGTCGCCCTTGGAGCCCGAGACCTCGCGAAGCACCCAATCGGTCAGCGCCGGATCGTAGAAGGCCGAGCTCACCTGCACGAGCACCGGGCGCGCAAACGGTTCATCGCTGGTCTTCAGCTTCGAGCCTGCCGACAGCTTCCGATAGGAGCCCATGAACGCATCCTTGATGCGCGCATCGGGCGGGAAGCGGGTGAGGCATTGTGTAATGACCGTGCGGTTCGTGTCGTTGTCGGCTTTGTCCAGCGCGGTGAGCAATGCGTCACGGCCGGCGGGGCGAGAGATCCACGAGATGGCGTCGGCCAGGATCGAGGGGCCGAGCTTCTCCGGGATCTCGCTCGCGAGCTTGCCAAGCTCCGCATCCGTCCCTTGCAAGGCGCCGAGGAGGGTCTTCTCCGCGTCCGCGGGGATGACCATCAAGGCCGCGTTCACGGTGGGCCGCAGATCGCCCTTGGTGGGGGTGAGCAGCACCTTCACCAGCGGCTTGACGGCCGGCGCGTACTTCAGCTCCTTGATCAGTTGGACGGAGGTCTTCTGCCAGAATTGAAGCTGATCGAGCACCGCGTCGCGGTTGTTCACGTCGACGGGGGCGCTCAGCTTTTCGGTCGCCTTGGGGCCGTAGCTCGGGTGTTTGACGTCGAGCACCGCGTCGTGGAGGTCGGCGATCAAGTTGAACGACTTCGACTTCGACTGCGACGGTTGGAACTTGGCAAAGCAGGTCCAGAGCGCGTCGATGACCGCCGAATCGGTCATCTTTCCTTGGGAGGCGAGGCCGCTCGTCCACTGCGAGGCGAACTTCACGTCCTCCTCGTTCTTGCCCGGCTCGTAGTCGTTGAAGGCCTTGGCCATGGCGGGGGCCGCGCGCGGCTCGCGCATGTCGGCGAGGGACTTGATGAGCTCCCGCCGGGTTTTGTCATCGAGGTTGCCGGCCGTGTAGACCTTGGTCATCGGCTCCACGATGACGCCGAGGAGCTCGATCACCTCGGGGGCTTCGCGGTTCTTGTTGGTCTTCGTCATCGTGTCTTCGAAGAACTGCGCCAGCCGCTTGACCGCCGCCGAACGCTGCGCCGGATCATCGAGCCGCTTCACCCACGTCTTGGGGTCGTTCTCGTCTGCACACGCCATGAGCGTCGTCGCGGCGCCCACACACACCGTCGCGATCCCCAACCCCTGGGTGGCCCCCCACGCCATGCGCGCGATTTGAGCCGAAAGCCCCCAGACCAGCCCGATGCTTCTCGATTTGTTGCTCACTTGTACCTCTCTCGCCAAGTGCAGCGTTTTTCTCGAACCTAACCGATGATCATCGCTTCGGACAAGAGTTTGCCCTCGCGAAAGCGGCGCAGGTTCCAGCGTTCGAACATGTTTTGGTCGACCACGGAGGGCGGCGCGCCTTCGCCTCCGCGGGCGCGGCCCACCTTGGACACGCCGGGGCGGTTTGCATTTGCCGCTCGGTCGATGATGTATTCGGCAATGAGCTTGCCCATGATGGGCGCCATCATGAAGCCGTGGCCCATGAAGCCCGACGCCTGGTAGAAATTTTCTACCTCGTCGACGTCGCCCACGATGGGGTTCGCGTCCGGCGTAATGTCGTAACAGCCGGACCACTGCCGCAGCACCTTCACGTGCCCGAGGATGGGACACGTGCGCACCAGCGATCGCGCATAGCGCCCGAGGAAGGCGTGCGAGCTGTCTTGGTTGATGCCGTGCGGGACGTGCTCCTGCCCCACGCCGCCCACGATTTCGCCGCGCGTCGATTGGCTGAAATAGAGGCCGTCGGTGAGATCGGCCACCAGCGGTTTGAGCCAGGGCTTCAGCGGCTCGGTTGAACAAATCTCGTGGCGGTGCGGTCGGTTCGGGAGCTCCACGCCCAGGAGGCGCGCGATCTCGGGCGACCATGCGCCGGCCGCGTTCACGACCTTGTGGGTGCGGATGATGTGCTCGTCGCGGGCCGCCGGGCCCTTGCCCGAGCGCGGCAGCGCGCGCGTGACCACGCCGTCGATGCGCGAGCCCTTGGTGCGAAAGCCCGTGACCTCGCGGAAGGTCTCCACCGTGACCCCGAGCTTGCGGGCCCCTTGCGCGAAGCCCCACACGAAGGGCCACGGGAAGACCACGCCGTCGTCGGGGTTGTAGCTGGCGGCGGTGATGCCGTCGATGTCGAGCTCGGGCACGATGC contains these protein-coding regions:
- a CDS encoding FAD-binding oxidoreductase, which gives rise to MKDHAEVVIIGAGIMGLAIAYHLARRGVTDVVVLDKGYLCGGASGRNGGGVRAQWSSEANIRLMLESIRMCQDFASEMKINVWLRQGGYLFLTRTEDKRRALEASVKLQSECGLATRMLSPKEAQGIVPELDIDGITAASYNPDDGVVFPWPFVWGFAQGARKLGVTVETFREVTGFRTKGSRIDGVVTRALPRSGKGPAARDEHIIRTHKVVNAAGAWSPEIARLLGVELPNRPHRHEICSTEPLKPWLKPLVADLTDGLYFSQSTRGEIVGGVGQEHVPHGINQDSSHAFLGRYARSLVRTCPILGHVKVLRQWSGCYDITPDANPIVGDVDEVENFYQASGFMGHGFMMAPIMGKLIAEYIIDRAANANRPGVSKVGRARGGEGAPPSVVDQNMFERWNLRRFREGKLLSEAMIIG